Part of the Tamandua tetradactyla isolate mTamTet1 chromosome X, mTamTet1.pri, whole genome shotgun sequence genome, tacctttgcagtagctCATGCAAGGACTTATTTATACTTGTAGTGTTAATCCATGGGACAcgtgagtctatacaacccctttcaatcatgttcatcttcaacctggtaatattacttatagactcactagtgagccgccttcacttctgtctattcccttacaatgaAGTTCAGCCTCCttagctaactgttcatccaCTTCAAGCtcctgtgtatctctaggtcccctatattctttatCATAAACCTCCAATTTTAtccttaccatggtcataaaagtggaatcatacaatatctatccttttgtgtctggctaatttcactcaccaCTATGTCCTctaggctcatccatcttgtcatgtgcttcaggcaAGGAATATGAGGACATGAAGGAAATTCCCTAAAGTTAAAGGGGTCAATtcataaagaagacataaataagatGATGCGATTGAGAGAGCATATTATGAAGTTGATGTTAGATAAGAAGGAGGAGTCTTCTCCCACTGAGTGAGGAAGTAGGCGAGAATGTTTGCTGAGTTACACACATTTAAAGGTGTGGTTTGGGGTAGGAAGCTGACAGACTTCTTGCCTTGTGAGCAGAGAGGTCAGGTGGGGCACATCACAGAGGGCCTTGGGAGGACTTTGGATTTGACTCTGAGTGAGACAGGAGCATCTGAAAGGTTCAGAGCAGGAGAAGGATGGCACTGACTGACGTCTCATCACTCACCCTGAGTTGGAGTTCTGCTAAGTTGGAAATGGTGAAACAATGGGATGTGTCAAATAGTTGTCATGTCTGAGGTTACTTATTCACGTAAGGTTTGCTGAAGGATTGACTCTGATATTTCTACAGGGGGGTTACACGCACTGTGTCTTCAAGGTCCGTGAACTCCCTCTCGGTTTGCAGGTTTATGGTACTACCATTTTTCTTCTCCAAGTCTCTTCCTTAACACTGGCCTCATGACCCTAAACTCAGTCCTGCAGTTCTGAATCTGATTCATTTAAGCCTGAAATCTGCCTTCTTTGACTTTGGTTCTCCCTCAGCCCCACTCCTCCTTCTCAGGTGGTACTCCCACCTAGACCCTCATCTGCCTCTGTTTGACCCTACAGCTGCAAGTTTCTGTGCATGGTCAGAGTTCAATCTCCATGCAGCAGGACAACGAGACCCTACTGTCCCACTTTCTTCTGAAAGGCCTGACACAGAGGAGTTGAGGCCCCTTATCTTCATCATCTTTCTGCTGGTCTACATAGTAGCTCTGGGTGGGAACCTGGGCCTCGAAAGTCTTACTGTAATAGACTCTCGACTCCACACTCCCATGTACTTCTTAGCCAACCTCTCACTGCTCGATGCTGCCTATATCTCCAACACAGTGCCTCAGGTTCTGGCACATCTGCTGGCTCCAGTGCCGACAATGTTCTATAGTGCTTGTCTTACCCAgatattctttctccatttcctggCATCCTGGGAGTGCTTCTTGCTCACAGCTATGGCTTATGACCGTTATGCAGCCACCTGCCAGCCACTGCACTACCTTGTCCTCATGGGCCGCCAGACCCAGATAGGACTTGGGCCAATCTCCTGCCTGCTTGCCTTGACCAATGCACTCACCCACACCATCCTTGCAGCTCTACTCAAGTTCTGTGGGCCTCACTTCATCACCCACTTCTTCTGTGATCTCCGACCACTCCTCAAACTCTCTTGCTCTGGTACACGTGCCAACGAACTTGCCCTCTTCTTCTTCAGCTTTGTGGTAGCTCTTGTACCCTGTGTCCTCGTGGTGATCTCATATATCCACGTCATGGCTGCTGTTCTCAGGATTCGCTCTGCCCAGGGACGGAGAAAAGCCTTCTCCACCCGTGGTGCTCACATCACTATGATCTATATCTTCTGCCTCACTTCTGTCGTCTGCTACATCTTTCCCAGCTCTGCATACTCTGGCTTGCGAGATCGGGTGCTTGCTGTGCTCTACGTGGTCCTCATGCCCATGCTGAACCCCATCATCTACAGCAGGAGATACAAGGAGGTGAAGAGGGCCTTGTCCAAGGCAGTTGGAAAGAAAGTGCCTCCTAGATACCAGTCACGTTAATCTAAAGGCACACTCCTCCTTAGTGACGCTGGCTAACGCCGACGCTTTGGATGCGAATCCAATCATACatgaatttgaaatttaattttacaaGATCCATTTGGTAAAACTTATTTTGTATGCCAGGATCAAATATTTCTGTTACATTCTTGGGTCTAAAACATTGTTTATTGTTATTGCTTTCTCCTTATGAAAATATTACAAGCTCACTTGATAAGGTATATAATGACAAAATCttataaaatgacaaaaacacCCTCACTACCCAGAGTAGAAAATTGTTGGTATCTTGATGGTTTTCCTTCAAGTGTCCTAGTAAACCACAAATGTTTGTGCAAATATATTGAAAGCATGAAGACAAAATTGGAGTCATGATGTACTTACAGTTCCGTAtgcttataaaatttaattttctcttacAACAGTAACATACACTTATAGTAAAAACATACTTTACACAAACGTGTGAGTTAGAAAGCAAGATTTCTCATAACCCCAGCCCCTGCACGAACCACTAACATTTTTATGCTTACTCCTCCAGATTTTTTATTAGAATCTATTAACATgcacttttaataattttttacatAAATAGGATCATATCACACACCAAATTAGCCATTTATCATCCGTGGTCCACATCCTTCTGGTAAGATGGCGGAGTAGGGGAGACCGGGGTCGCTCCCGCTCCGTGTAACACGGAGGTCCAGGGTGCGAGGTCCGTGGGTCCAAGGTGCGAGTGATCATGGAGGGTCTTCTGCTTTCCATAGAGAGGCCCTGGGCGAAGTTCCGACAAACGGGTGAATGTGCTCAGTCACGACTCCGC contains:
- the LOC143671669 gene encoding olfactory receptor 3A3-like, which codes for MERTAPPGDSSPPKRLNPNVIRLLLWYSHLDPHLPLFDPTAASFCAWSEFNLHAAGQRDPTVPLSSERPDTEELRPLIFIIFLLVYIVALGGNLGLESLTVIDSRLHTPMYFLANLSLLDAAYISNTVPQVLAHLLAPVPTMFYSACLTQIFFLHFLASWECFLLTAMAYDRYAATCQPLHYLVLMGRQTQIGLGPISCLLALTNALTHTILAALLKFCGPHFITHFFCDLRPLLKLSCSGTRANELALFFFSFVVALVPCVLVVISYIHVMAAVLRIRSAQGRRKAFSTRGAHITMIYIFCLTSVVCYIFPSSAYSGLRDRVLAVLYVVLMPMLNPIIYSRRYKEVKRALSKAVGKKVPPRYQSR